AATCAATGGGACTAAGCCGAGATGTCTTTCAGGGAGTTCAATATCCAAATCTTTCATCAAATATCCAATCACTGGTATACCGCACTCATGTTCAATTACTTCTTTTACTAAAGAAAAGTGTTTTTTACTTCCAACCATATTCGCAATTACGCCAACAATATTTTTCCCATACTCCGAAAATGTTTGATAGCCTTTTACAACTGCTGCCGAACTTCGTGCCATTCCATAGCAATTAATAACAAGAATGGTAGGTGATTCAATTATTTCGCTGATTTCAGCTGTCGAACCACGATTACTTTTTGGTTCAAAGCCATCATAAAACCCCATTACTCCTTCAATGATAGCAATATCCGATCCAATACATCCAAAACGAAAGATATCTTTTAATTGTTGAACAGATAGCATCCAACTATCAAGATTACGAGATTTTCTTCCAGTAATGGCAGTATGGTATGTTGGGTCAATATAGTCTGGGCCGCATTTAAACCCTTGAACTGTTAATCCTGCCTGTATTAACGCCGACATAATCCCAATGGTAATCGTTGTTTTGCCAACACCACTTTCTGTTCCGGCAATGACAAGTCTTTTAGTATTCATATATCAAAACTCAATCCCCTTCATTGCTTTTACACCCTTATCAAAATAATGCTTCTCAACCTGTACGACAGAAACTAAATCAGCAAGTTCTTTAATTTCCTCATTTGCATTTCTTCCTGTAATGACAAGGTGGACATGTGAGGGCTTGTTTTTTATCATTTCTTTTACTTCTTCAAGCGGCAAAACATCGGCAATCGGAAAAGAATCGATTGCAAGGGCATTATTTAATTCATCTAAAATAACAAGGTCATACTCTCCATTAAGTACTGCATCTTGTGCTAGTAACCACCCTTTTCTTAATGCTTCCCGATGTTCTTCAGGTGTTTTTGTCCATGTAAAACCTATTCCAAGCTGTTTAATCTCGGCACCATGCTGCTCAAGTATTTTCATTTCCCCGTATGGGCGATGGGGAGATTTAATAAACTGTAAAATTTTAACTTTAAAACCATGTCCAATGGCACGAACAGCTAAACCCATTGCTGCCGTTGTTTTCCCCTTTCCATCACCAGTGTAAACAAATGTATACCCTTTTTTCCGATTCCTTTTTTGATCCATTCGATGGCCCCTCCTTTTTTACTGCATTAAATGAATAAAGTAATATATCAAGTTTGAGGGGTTTATTTACCAATAAGAAGACAGTAAATTTTAAACATGAAAAAGGCCTATCTCAATTGAGATAGGCCAAACGATACCAAAAATAAATGAGAGGAAAAAACATCCTTTATGTAATGGATCGTTTCGTC
The Neobacillus sp. PS3-40 genome window above contains:
- the cobO gene encoding cob(I)yrinic acid a,c-diamide adenosyltransferase is translated as MDQKRNRKKGYTFVYTGDGKGKTTAAMGLAVRAIGHGFKVKILQFIKSPHRPYGEMKILEQHGAEIKQLGIGFTWTKTPEEHREALRKGWLLAQDAVLNGEYDLVILDELNNALAIDSFPIADVLPLEEVKEMIKNKPSHVHLVITGRNANEEIKELADLVSVVQVEKHYFDKGVKAMKGIEF